Proteins encoded within one genomic window of Drosophila nasuta strain 15112-1781.00 unplaced genomic scaffold, ASM2355853v1 ctg17_pilon, whole genome shotgun sequence:
- the LOC132797715 gene encoding uncharacterized protein LOC132797715 — protein sequence MKNDKKSENDDYVIEQDRLFRKQRYKGPFIVTKVLPKDRYLVEDIPHAQRKQRPYKSIYSSDKMKHWCQLPPNESDDEEHNGGITAIDSCEDAAICQERPSVKLR from the coding sequence ATGAAAAACGACAAGAAATCCGAGAACGACGACTATGTGATCGAACAAGACAGACTGTTTCGCAAGCAACGTTATAAAGGACCGTTTATAGTCACCAAAGTGCTGCCCAAGGATAGATATCTAGTGGAAGATATCCCCCATGCACAGCGAAAGCAGAGACCCTACAAATCAATCTACTCTTCCGACAAAATGAAGCATTGGTGTCAGCTGCCGCCGAATGAATCAGACGACGAAGAACACAATGGCGGGATCACAGCAATCGACTCTTGCGAGGACGCTGCGATTTGTCAGGAGAGGCCGTCTGTAAAGCTCAGGTAA